The genomic DNA AATGGGGGTGTGACGGCGTTCACGGCGCTGTCGTACGCGGAGCTGGCGGCCGCCATCCCCCGCAACGGCGGCGGGTACGCCTACGTCCGCGAGGCGTTCCCGCCGCTGGTCTCGTTCGTGATGGGCTGGACGCGCTGGTTCACCTACATGGTCGCGGGGGCGCTGTACGCGCTGGGCTTCTCCTCGAACTTCGTGGAGTTCGTCCACCTGTACGGCGTGACCGTGCCGTTCGGGGAGACGTTCCCGGAGCTGTATGCGCTCGCGGTCATCGCGCTGTTCGTGGCGCTGAACGCGCTCTCGACGGAGGCCAGCGGCGGCGCCGAGACGCTCATCACGCTCGTGAAGATCGCCATCCTGCTGGTGTTCGTCGGGTTCGGGCTCCCCCAGGCGAACCCTGGGGAGTTCAGCCCGACCTTCCCGAACGGGGCGGTGTCGGTCCTCCCGGCGATGGGCCTGACGTTCATCGCCTTCCAGGGGTACGACCTCATCGCGACCGTCACCGAGGAGGTGGAGAACCCCCAGAAGAACATCCCGCGGGCCATCATGCTCAGCCTCGGCGTCACCGTCGTCATCTACCTGCTTGTCGTCTTCGTCGCCATCGGCGTCCTCGGGGCGGGGCCGCTGGCCGCGGCCGGCGAGACGGCCATCGCGAGTGCCGCCGAGGCGTTCATGCCGGCGCTCCCCATCGTCGGGACGGGCGCGGGACTCATCGCGTTCGGGGCCGTCTTCTCGACGGTGTCGGCGCTGAACGCGGTCGTCATCGGCTCCTCGCGGGTCGCGTTCGCGATGGGGCGCGAGCGCCAGTTGCCCGGGCCGCTCGGCCGCCTCCACCACCGCTTCGGGACGCCGTTCGTCGCGGTGCTGGCGAGCGCCGTCGTGATGCTGGTCGCGGTGCTGGTGGTCCCCATCCGCATCGTGGGGAACCTGGCGAGCCTCTTCTCGCTGCTGGGGTTCGTCGTCGTCAACCTCGCGGCCATCGAACTCCGGCGCGAGCAGCCCGACCTCCGACGACCGTTCGAGATCCCCTACTACCCCGTTCCGCCGATACTGGGCATCGCCCTGAACCTGCTGCTGGGGCTGTTCATCGACCCGGTGACGTGGGCGCTGGCGGTCGGCTGGCTCGTCGTCGGCGGCGCCGTCTACGTCGCCCTGCAGCGCCGCAAGGGTGAGCCGGCCGCCCCCGCGCCCGAGGTCGGCGTGGGGGTCGAACCCGACGTCGACCCCGAACGCGACGTCCCCGCCCGACCCGACGACTGACCGGCCCCCGACCACACGAGACACACCACACCATGACAGAGACACTCCACATCATCATCGCGGGTGGCGGCGAGGTCGGTCTCGGCGCCGCGCGCGTCCTGGACGACCGCGGGCACAACGTGACCATCATCGAACCCGACCCGTCGCGGGCGGACTACCTCAGCGACGCCTACGTCGGCACCGTCATCGAGGGGGATGCCGCCCGGCCGAGCGTCCTCGCACAGGCGAACCTGGAGCGCAGCGACGTGGTCGCGGCGCTCACCGACGACGAGGCCTCGAACTTCGCGGTCTGCATGGCCGCCCAGCGCATGGCCACCGTCCGGACCGTCCTGCGGACCTCGGCGCCGCCCGGCGAGGAGTACGACGCCTTCGTCGACGGCACCGTCTTCCCGGAGGCGTTCGGCGCCCGCGCGGCGGCCAACGAGATCACCGGCGCCGGCGTCCGCGCCATCGAGGAGATCGGCGGCGAGCTCGGCCTGGAGATCGTCGAGGTCGAGGTGACCGAGGCGGCCCCCGCCGCGGGTCGGAGCCTGCAGGAGGTGTCGTTCCCGCGGGGGAGCCTCATCATCGCCGACGCCGCGGGCGGCCGGATCGGCGGCCCCGACACGGTGCTCGAACCGGGTGTCCGCTACCTCGTCGCGATGGAGGCCGACGTGGCCGACGAGATCATGAACCTCCTGCGGGGGTGACGCCCGCCGCCCCGCCCACCATCGGGCACGCTTTTTGCCGCTCCTCCGCGAACGGCCATGTATGCCCAAGATATCCGTCGAGATGCCCCAGGAACTGCTCGATGACTTGGACGAGCACGTCGGCGACGACGGGAAGTTCGTCAACCGGAGCGACGCCATCCGCGCCTCCGTGCGGAAGACGCTGGACGTGCTGGACGAGATCGACGCCCGGCACGGGCGGCTCGACGAGGAGGAGTGACCGGTCGCCCTACTCCTCGTCGGGGTCGCGCTCGGTGACCTCGGCGAAGCCGAACCGCGGCTTCACCTCCTCGACGCGCACCCGCACCTCGTCGCCCACCGCGGTCCCGGGGACGAACAGCGTGAACCCCTCGATGCGGGCGATCCCGTCGCCCTCCGCGCCCTCGTCGCTCACCTCGACGACGACCTCGTCGCCGGCCCGAACCGGCGCCGTGATGCGGTTCTTCGCCACGAGGTAGAGCTCGGAGGACGCATCGCGGGAGGCGGGCGGGCGGACCTCGCGGACGTACTCGAACTCCGCGTCGATGTCCTGCTTGAGGTCGTCGAGGTCGCGCCCGTCGAACACCTTCACCACGAGGTCGCCGCCCGCCGGCAGCACCGTCAGCGCCGTCTCGAACGCCTGCCGCGCGAGATGGACCGACCGGGCGTGGTCGAGGTCGTACTCCCCGCTCATGTTCGGCGCCATGTCCGAGAGGACGATGTCGGCGCCACCCTCGCCGACCAGCTCCCCCACCCGCTCGCGGGTGTCGGCCTCGGTCATGTCCCCGCGGACGGTCTCGACGTGGGCGGCGCCGTCGCCGCTGCCGGCCTCGTCCTCCGAGAGGTTCCGGACGTTCTGGAGGTCGACGCCGACGACCTTGCCGCTCGCACCGACGCGCTGGGCGGCGACCTGCAGCCAGCCGCCCGGCGCCGCCCCGAGGTCGACGACGATGTCCCCCTGCGAGAGGAGGCCGGCCTCCTCGTCGAGCTGCTGGAGCTTGTACGCCGCTCGGGAGCGATAGCCCTCCTGCTTGGCGCGGTTGTAGTACTCGTCCTTGCCCGTCATGGCTCCCCCGCTGTGCTCGTGGCCGTCTCTCCGGCGTATCGCGACGAACGCGTGGTCATTGGCGGGGGAACGGCGTCGACGCGGAAATGGACATCGGATAGGGCGCCGCGCCACAGGCTTGTAGTCACCCCCTCCGTACGGTGGCCCATGACAGACGAGCCCGCGGTCTCGGGCGTGGACCACGTGGAACTGTTCGTCAGCGACGCGGAGGCGGCCGCCGACTGGTACGAGCGCGTGCTGGGGGTCACGCGGGCGTCGGCGTTCGCGGAGTGGTGGGAGACGGGGCAGGGGCCGCTGATGCTGTCGGTCGACGACACGACGAAACTGGCGCTGTTCGAGCGCAAGACGGCCAGCCGCGGCGGGGACGTGAGTCCACACCGTGTCGCCTTCGGTATCGACGGTGACGGGTTCCTGTCGTTCCTCGACGACCTGGACGGCCTCGGCCTGACCGACCGTCACGGCGACGCGGTCACGAGGGCCGACGCCGTCGACCACGGCCTCTCGTACTCGCTGTACTTCACCGACCCCGACGGCAACTGGCTCGAACTGACGACGAACGACCACGACGTGGTGGCCGCCGATCTGGCGTGAGAGGGCGGCCCCTCCGGGGTCGCGGCCGTCGCCCCCCTGCCACCGCCAACACTTAGGTACGTGTGCACACAGTTCACCAGTACTGTGGGGAACGACACACGCACAGGTGGGGAGGAAGCCGCGGTCGGGGAGCTGCTCCCCCCCGAGGGGGAGCTCCGGGAGGGGATCCTCGAGATCAGTCCCGTCCCCATCGCCATCCTCGATTCCGACCGGAAGGTGGTCCTCGCCAACGACCGGGCGAAGCAGGAACTGGGACTCTCGGAGGACGAACTCCTCGGTCTGAGCACGGACGACTCGTCGCTCTCGGCCGTCGACGAGGACGGCGAGCCGGTCGGCGCGGACGAGGGCATCACCACCGACATCCTGGAGACGGGGGAGTCGGTTCAGAACCGGGTCTACCGCATCGACATGCCGACCGGGGACGCCATCTGGCTCTCCATCAGCGGGACGCCCCTGCTGGACGACGACGGCGCGGTCGAGCACATCGTCCTGGCCTTCGAGAACATCACCGAGCGCAAGGAGCGCGAGCGCCGGTTCGACGCCGTCTTCAACCACACCTACCAGTTCACGGGCCTGATGGAGCCCGACGGCACGCTCATCGAGGCCAACGAGACCGCGCTCCAGTTCGTCGGTGCCGAGCGCGAGGAGGTCGTCGGCGTCCACCTCGCGGAGGCACCCTGGATCACCGACGACAACCGTGACCGGGTCCGGGATGCGGTCGACCGGGCCCGCGAGGGGGAGTTCGTCCGGTTCGAGATGGAGATCAACAGCGCGGGCGACGCCGACACCGTCCCCATCGACTTCTCGCTCAAGCCGTTCACCGACGAGTACGGGGACGTGACCCTGCTCATCCCCGAGGGGCGGGACATCACGGAGCTGAAGGAACGCGAGCACGAGCTGGCCGAGAAGACCGAGGAGTTAGAGCGCACGGTCGACCGGCTCGAGCGGACGAACGCCGAGCTGGAGCAGTTCGCCTACGTCGCCTCGCACGACCTGCAGGAGCCGCTCCGGATGATCTCCAGCTACCTCGACCTGCTGGAGCTGGAGTACGAGGACGCGCTCGACGAGGAGGCCCACGAGTACATCGAGTACGCCGTCGACGGGGCCGACCGGATGCGCGAGATGATCGACGACCTGCTGGCGTTCTCGCGGGTCCAGACCCGGGAGGAGGAGTTCGAGGTCCGTCCGGTCGAGGCGGTGCTGAACGAGGCCCGGGACAACCTCGCGCTGGCCATCGAGGAGGCAGACGCCACCATCACGCACGACGACCTCCCGACGATGGCCGTCGACGCCCACCAGCTCCGGCAGCTGTTCCAGAACCTGCTCGACAACGCCATCAGCTACGCCGGCGACGACCCCCCGCGGGTCCACGTCGGCGCGACCGAACACGACGACCACTGGGAGTTCGCCGTCGCGGACGAGGGTGTCGGCATCCCCGAGGAGGAGCAGGACCGCATCTTCGACATCTTCATGCGGGGAGCCGGGACCGAGGAGGGCGGCAGCGGCATCGGGCTGGCCATCTGCAAGCGGGTCGTCGAGAACCACGGCGGGCGCATCTGGGTCGAGTCCGAGGCCGGGGAGGGGACGACCTTCCGGTTCACCCTCGCGAAGGAGCCCGCCGGCAACGGGGGTGTCGCCGCGTGACGCCCGGCGAGCGGGGCAATCCGATCGAGATCCTGCTGGTGGAGGACAACCCCGGCGACGTCCGGCTCACCCGGAAGGCGTTCGAGGACGCCGGGCTCGTCAACAACCTCCACGTCGTCAACGACGGCGTGTCGGCCATGGAGTACCTCCGGCAGGAGGGCGAGTACGCCGACTCCGAGCGGCCGGATATGGTGCTGCTGGACCTGAACCTCCCGCGCAAGAGCGGGGAGGACGTGCTGGCCGACATCAAGCACGACGAGGAGCTCAAGCGCATCCCGGTGGTCATCCTCACCTCCTCCGACGCCGAGGAGGACATGATCAGGACGTACAACGAGCACGCGAACGCCTACCTCACGAAGCCGGTCGACTTCCAGGGGTTCCTGGACGTCGTGGGCCGGGTCGAGGGGTTCTGGATCTCCGTCGTCGAGTTCCCCCCTGACTGACCATGAGTGGGGGGACGAACCGGGGGCCGGGGGACTCGCCCGCTCCCGACGTGGACCAGGACGAGGCGCTCGGCTTCGGCGACCGGCCGCTCCAGGTGCTGCTGGTGGAGGACAACCCCGCCGACGCGAACCTCATCGAGACGCATCTGGACCGGGCGCCCGGGGGGGAACTCGGGACGGACCTGTCGCTCACGCACGTCGAGCGACTGACCGCGGCGCTCGAACGCCTCGAGTCCGAGCGGTTCGACGTCGTGCTGCTGGACCTCGGGCTCCCGGAGAGCACCGGCATCGAGACCCTGGAGCGCGTGCTGGAGGACTTCCCCGGCGTCCCGGTGGTCGTGCTGACCGGGCTCCAGAACCGCGAGGTCGCCGTCGAGGCCATCCGTGCGGGGGCCCAGGACTACCTCAACAAGAACGAGCACATCGAGGGGCCGATGCTGGCGCGTGCCATCCGGTACGCGGTCGAGCGGAAGGCCCGCGAGAAACAGCTCGAGCTCCGGACAGAGCGGCTCGGGGAGTTCGCCGAGCTCATCTCCCACGAGCTCCGGAACCCGCTGAGCATCGCGACGGGGTACATCCAGCTCGCACGCGACGGCGCGACCGAGCCCGGAGCGGCGCTGGAGGAGGTCGACGACGCCCTCGACCGCATCGACACCCTGGTCGACAAGCTCCACCAGCTCACCTCGTTGAGCACCGCCGAGGGGGTCGCCCCGGTCGACCTGGACACGACGGTACGCGAGAGCTGGGCGTCGGTCAGCACCGCCGAGGCAACGCTGAAGCTGTCCGACACCCTGCCGACGGTCGCGGCGAACCCGGACCGCATCCGCTCGCTGTTCGACCAGCTGTTCCGCAACGCCATCGAGCACGCCGGCGACGACGTGACCGTCGAGGTCGGCTCGCTGCCCTCCGACGACGGCTTCTTCCTGGCCGACGACGGCCCGGGCATCCCGCCCGAGGAGCGCGGCGACCTGTTCGAGCACGGCTCGACCGGCGGGGCCGACCCGCGCTTCGGCCTCACCATCGTCCGCAACGTCGCCGAGGACCACGGCTGGGAGGTGCGTGCGCTCGAGAGCGCCTCCGGCGGCGCTCGCTTCGAGATCGCCGGGCTCTCGAACACGCTGACGGAGCTCCGACGGAACGCCGCGGGCATCGGTCGGAACTGACTGCCACCCCACCGCCCCGGGGTGTCCCGCCCGCCGTCGGAACCGAGTGCCGGGGTTCTCCGATTCGCGCCCGCGCACGCGTAGGGGTGACTTTTTATCGGGGGACGCCGAACCCGGCCGCATGTTCAAGGCCATCGTGAACGCGGACACGCTGGAGTCCGCACTGGACTCCGTCAGCGTGCTCGTCGACGAGTGCAAGATCAACCTCAACGAGGACGGACTGGCCATCCGCGCGGTGGACCCGGCGAACGTGGGGATGGTGGACCTCACGCTGGACGCCGACGCCTTCGAGTCCTACGAGACCGACGGCGGCGTCATCGGCGTCAACCTCGCACGCCTGGAGGAGTTCGTGGGGATGGCGGACTCCGGGCAACTGGTGCAGCTCGAACTCGACGAGGAGACCCGCAAGCTCCACATCCAGATCGAGGGCCTGGAGGGGACGCTCGCGCTCATCGACCCCGACTCCATCCGCCAGGAGCCCGACCTCCCGGACCTGGACCTCCCCGCCGAGATCGTCGTCGAGGGCAAGGACATCGACCGCGCGGTCAAGGCCGCCGACATGGTCTCCGACCACATCGCGCTCGGGGTCGACGTCGACGAGGACGTCTTCTACGTCGAGGCCGAGGGCGACACCGACGACGTCCACCTCACCCTGACCCGCGAGGACCTCATCGACCTGGAGGCCGGCGAGGCCCGCTCGCTGTTCTCGCTGGACTACCTCAAGGACATGAACAAGGCCATCCCCAGCGACGCCGAGGTCCGGATGGAACTGGGTGAGGAGTTCCCCGTCAAGATGCACTTCGATATCGCGGAAGGGAAGGGTAAAATTACTTACATGCTCGCGCCGCGCATCCAGAGCGACTGAACCGGAGGATGAGCGGGATTTGTCCGTCTTGCGGTGAGGAGTTCGACAAGCCAGGGCTTCACTGGTCACACGGTACCTGTCCGTATCCAGAGATATCTCCGATTCAGGAGGCCGTCTTCGAGGGGTTGCTGATGGGCGATGGATCGATACCGAAACAGAGCGGCGGCAATAGTGCTCTACTCCACCTCCCGATGATCAACCGCCGGTTTCTGGAGTGGATCGACGAGCGTCTCGGTATCCTCACGACGGGTGTCTCGCTGAAGAAGACCGCTGCGGAACTCGCTAGCAACAACCGTGAGAGCGGGTTCAGTCCGAACGCGAAGGAGGAGCGGTACCACGACATGTACACCATCTGGACGCGCACACATCCGTACTTCGAGGACCTGCGGGAACGCTGGTACCCGGATGGCGACAAGCGGTTCCCGGACGATCTCGAACTGACGCCGCTTCGGGCCAAGCTCTGGTACCTCTGTGACGGCTATCTCGATGTCGGGCAGCACGGCCGTCCCAGAATCGAAATCAAGGCCCGTAACGAGGAGAAGCGTGCCGAGTTTCTAACCGGGCTGTTCGAGGACGCGGGTTTCTCCCCGCTGTACAGGCGTCACGAACTCCGGTTCACCTGCGACGAGACGGAGGAACTGGTCGAGTGGATGGGCGACCCGCTCCCCGGCTTCGAGTACAAGTGGGCGCTCGACTCTCGCGAGCAGTACCACGACCTGAAGCGGCAAGCGTACGAGGAACATGCGACGCAGACCATCGAAGTA from Haloglomus litoreum includes the following:
- a CDS encoding APC family permease, with translation MSQAGERAPVASLGLLDATMVGVGAMIGAGIFVLTGLAAETAGSAAIIAFALNGGVTAFTALSYAELAAAIPRNGGGYAYVREAFPPLVSFVMGWTRWFTYMVAGALYALGFSSNFVEFVHLYGVTVPFGETFPELYALAVIALFVALNALSTEASGGAETLITLVKIAILLVFVGFGLPQANPGEFSPTFPNGAVSVLPAMGLTFIAFQGYDLIATVTEEVENPQKNIPRAIMLSLGVTVVIYLLVVFVAIGVLGAGPLAAAGETAIASAAEAFMPALPIVGTGAGLIAFGAVFSTVSALNAVVIGSSRVAFAMGRERQLPGPLGRLHHRFGTPFVAVLASAVVMLVAVLVVPIRIVGNLASLFSLLGFVVVNLAAIELRREQPDLRRPFEIPYYPVPPILGIALNLLLGLFIDPVTWALAVGWLVVGGAVYVALQRRKGEPAAPAPEVGVGVEPDVDPERDVPARPDD
- a CDS encoding potassium channel family protein; this encodes MTETLHIIIAGGGEVGLGAARVLDDRGHNVTIIEPDPSRADYLSDAYVGTVIEGDAARPSVLAQANLERSDVVAALTDDEASNFAVCMAAQRMATVRTVLRTSAPPGEEYDAFVDGTVFPEAFGARAAANEITGAGVRAIEEIGGELGLEIVEVEVTEAAPAAGRSLQEVSFPRGSLIIADAAGGRIGGPDTVLEPGVRYLVAMEADVADEIMNLLRG
- a CDS encoding ribbon-helix-helix domain-containing protein, giving the protein MPKISVEMPQELLDDLDEHVGDDGKFVNRSDAIRASVRKTLDVLDEIDARHGRLDEEE
- a CDS encoding 23S rRNA (uridine(2552)-2'-O)-methyltransferase — its product is MTGKDEYYNRAKQEGYRSRAAYKLQQLDEEAGLLSQGDIVVDLGAAPGGWLQVAAQRVGASGKVVGVDLQNVRNLSEDEAGSGDGAAHVETVRGDMTEADTRERVGELVGEGGADIVLSDMAPNMSGEYDLDHARSVHLARQAFETALTVLPAGGDLVVKVFDGRDLDDLKQDIDAEFEYVREVRPPASRDASSELYLVAKNRITAPVRAGDEVVVEVSDEGAEGDGIARIEGFTLFVPGTAVGDEVRVRVEEVKPRFGFAEVTERDPDEE
- a CDS encoding VOC family protein, which translates into the protein MTDEPAVSGVDHVELFVSDAEAAADWYERVLGVTRASAFAEWWETGQGPLMLSVDDTTKLALFERKTASRGGDVSPHRVAFGIDGDGFLSFLDDLDGLGLTDRHGDAVTRADAVDHGLSYSLYFTDPDGNWLELTTNDHDVVAADLA
- a CDS encoding sensor histidine kinase, which produces MGNDTRTGGEEAAVGELLPPEGELREGILEISPVPIAILDSDRKVVLANDRAKQELGLSEDELLGLSTDDSSLSAVDEDGEPVGADEGITTDILETGESVQNRVYRIDMPTGDAIWLSISGTPLLDDDGAVEHIVLAFENITERKERERRFDAVFNHTYQFTGLMEPDGTLIEANETALQFVGAEREEVVGVHLAEAPWITDDNRDRVRDAVDRAREGEFVRFEMEINSAGDADTVPIDFSLKPFTDEYGDVTLLIPEGRDITELKEREHELAEKTEELERTVDRLERTNAELEQFAYVASHDLQEPLRMISSYLDLLELEYEDALDEEAHEYIEYAVDGADRMREMIDDLLAFSRVQTREEEFEVRPVEAVLNEARDNLALAIEEADATITHDDLPTMAVDAHQLRQLFQNLLDNAISYAGDDPPRVHVGATEHDDHWEFAVADEGVGIPEEEQDRIFDIFMRGAGTEEGGSGIGLAICKRVVENHGGRIWVESEAGEGTTFRFTLAKEPAGNGGVAA
- a CDS encoding response regulator: MTPGERGNPIEILLVEDNPGDVRLTRKAFEDAGLVNNLHVVNDGVSAMEYLRQEGEYADSERPDMVLLDLNLPRKSGEDVLADIKHDEELKRIPVVILTSSDAEEDMIRTYNEHANAYLTKPVDFQGFLDVVGRVEGFWISVVEFPPD
- a CDS encoding sensor histidine kinase, translated to MSGGTNRGPGDSPAPDVDQDEALGFGDRPLQVLLVEDNPADANLIETHLDRAPGGELGTDLSLTHVERLTAALERLESERFDVVLLDLGLPESTGIETLERVLEDFPGVPVVVLTGLQNREVAVEAIRAGAQDYLNKNEHIEGPMLARAIRYAVERKAREKQLELRTERLGEFAELISHELRNPLSIATGYIQLARDGATEPGAALEEVDDALDRIDTLVDKLHQLTSLSTAEGVAPVDLDTTVRESWASVSTAEATLKLSDTLPTVAANPDRIRSLFDQLFRNAIEHAGDDVTVEVGSLPSDDGFFLADDGPGIPPEERGDLFEHGSTGGADPRFGLTIVRNVAEDHGWEVRALESASGGARFEIAGLSNTLTELRRNAAGIGRN
- a CDS encoding DNA polymerase sliding clamp — its product is MFKAIVNADTLESALDSVSVLVDECKINLNEDGLAIRAVDPANVGMVDLTLDADAFESYETDGGVIGVNLARLEEFVGMADSGQLVQLELDEETRKLHIQIEGLEGTLALIDPDSIRQEPDLPDLDLPAEIVVEGKDIDRAVKAADMVSDHIALGVDVDEDVFYVEAEGDTDDVHLTLTREDLIDLEAGEARSLFSLDYLKDMNKAIPSDAEVRMELGEEFPVKMHFDIAEGKGKITYMLAPRIQSD